In the genome of Triticum urartu cultivar G1812 chromosome 5, Tu2.1, whole genome shotgun sequence, one region contains:
- the LOC125508540 gene encoding ubiquitin C-terminal hydrolase 12-like isoform X4: protein MTMMTPSPLEQQEDEEMLVPHQELSAADAAQPMEVVAQTEPTNTAESQAPEDPQTSRFTWTIENFTRVSGKKHYSDVFVVGGFKWRVLIFPKGNNVDHLSMYLDVADSGNLPYGWSRYAQFSLAIVNQIHQKYTARKDTQHQFNARESDWGFTSFMPLSELYDPSRGYLVNDTVVVEAEVAVRKMVDYWTYDSKKETGYVGLKNQGATCYMNSLLQTLYHIPYFRKAVYHMPTTENDMPSGSIPLALQSLFYKLQYSDNSVATKELTKSFGWDTYDSFMQHDVQELNRVLCEKLEDKMKGTVVEGTIEQLFEGHHINYIECINVDYKSNRKESFYDLQLDVKGCHDVYASFDKYVEVERLEGDNKYQAEQHGLQDARKGVLFLDFPPVLQLQLKRFEYDYMRDTMVKINDRYEFPLQLDLDKDDGKYLTPDADRSIRNLYTLHSVLVHSGGVHGGHYYAFIRPTLSDQWYKFDDERVTKEDTKKALEEQYGGEEELPQVNPGFNNTPFKFTKYSNAYMLVYIRESDKEKIMCNVDEKDIAEHLRIRLKKEQQEKEHKKKEKAEAHLYTIIKVARDEDLKEQIGKNIYFDLVDHEKVRNFRIQKQLPFNSFKEEVAKEYGIPVQSQRFWLWAKRQNHTYRPNRPLAPHEEAQSVGQLREVSNKAHNAELKLFLEVELGLDLRPIRPPEKSKEDILLFFKLYNPEKEELRFVGRLFVKALGKPSDILTKLNEMAGFSPNEEIELYEEIKFEPNVMCEHIDKKLSFRSSQLEDGDIISFQKPSIPGGDTQVRYKDVPSFLEYVHNRQVVHFRCLEKPKEEGFCLELSKLHTYDDVVERVARQLGLDDPSKVRLTSHNCYSQQPKPQPIRYRGVEHLLDMLVHYNQTSDILYYEVLDIPLPELQCLKTLKVAFHHATKDEVVIHSIRLSKNSTISDVITDLKTKVELSNPDAELRLLEVFYHKIYKIFPPHEKIENINDQYWTLRAEEIPEEEKNLTAQDRLIHVYHFMKDPNQNQQIQNFGDPFLLVIREGETAAEVMDRVQKKLRVPNEEFAKWKVAFISMNRPEYLQDIDAVSARFQRRDVYGAWEQYLGLEHTDTTPKRSYAANQNRHTYEKPVKIYN, encoded by the exons ATGACTATGATGACCCCTTCCCCTCTCGAG CAGCAGGAGGATGAAGAGATGCTGGTGCCACACCAGGAGCTCTCCGCCGCAGACGCCGCGCAGCCAATGGAAG TGGTGGCGCAGACGGAGCCTACGAACACGGCGGAGAGCCAAGCACCTGAGGACCCGCAGACTTCCCGGTTCACCTGGACGATAGAGAACTTCACCAGGGTCAGCGGGAAGAAGCACTACTCGGATGTGTTTGTCGTTGGTGGATTTAAATG GCGTGTGCTAATTTTCCCCAAGGGAAATAATGTGGACCATCTCTCGATGTACTTGGATGTTGCAGACTCGGGGAACCTCCCTTACGGATGGAGCCGGTATGCTCAGTTCAGCCTAGCCATTGTAAACCAGATCCATCAGAAGTATACAGCACGCAAAG ATACTCAACATCAGTTTAATGCACGTGAGAGTGACTGGGGTTTCACATCTTTTATGCCTCTGAGTGAGCTGTATGACCCAAGTAGGGGCTATCTCGTGAATGATACTGTTGTTGTTGAAGCTGAGGTTGCTGTTCGCAAAATGGTTGACTATTGGACTTATGACTCGAAAAAGGAAACAGGTTATGTTGGTCTCAAGAATCAGGGTGCTACCTGTTATATGAACTCTCTTCTGCAAACCCTGTATCATATACCTTACTTTCGGAAG GCTGTGTATCACATGCCAACTACTGAGAATGACATGCCATCTGGGAGTATTCCTTTAGCCCTGCAGAGCCTTTTTTACAAGCTCCAGTATAGCGACAATAGTGTAGCTACAAAAGAGTTGACTAAATCTTTCGGGTGGGACACCTATGATTCTTTCATGCAGCATGATGTGCAAGAGCTCAATAGAGTTCTATGCGAGAAACTTGAAGACAAAATGAAG GGAACTGTTGTGGAAGGAACAATTGAACAACTATTTGAAGGCCACCACATTAATTACATCGAGTGCATTAATGTTGACTATAAATCTAACAGAAAAGAGTCCTTTTATG ATCTACAACTTGATGTCAAAGGTTGTCATGATGTTTATGCATCATTTGATAAATATGTCGAAGTGGAGCGTCTAGAGGGTGATAACAAATACCAGGCTGAACAACATGGCTTACAG GATGCAAGAAAGGGCGTACTCTTTCTTGATTTCCCTCCTGTTTTGCAACTTCAACTGAAGCGTTTCGAATATGATTACATGCGAGACACAATGGTTAAG ATTAATGACCGTTATGAGTTCCCACTACAACTCGATCTTGATAAGGATGATGGAAAATATCTTACTCCAGATGCAGATAGAAGTATTAGGAACCTTTACACTCTTCACAG TGTTCTTGTTCATAGTGGAGGAGTACATGGTGGTCACTACTACGCTTTCATACGGCCTACACTCTCAGACCAGTG gtATAAATTTGATGATGAGCGAGTAACAAAAGAAGATACTAAAAAAGCGCTTGAAGAGCAGTACGGGGGCGAGGAAGAG TTGCCTCAAGTTAACCCTGGTTTCAATAACACCCCATTTAAGTTCACAAAGTATTCAAATGCCTACATGCTTGTATATATTCGTGAGAGTGACAAGGAGAAAATAATGTGTAATGTTGATGAGAAGGACATTGCTGAGCATTTGAGG ATAAGGTTGAAGAAAGAACAACAAGAGAAAGAacacaagaaaaaggaaaaagCTGAAGCTCACCTCTACACCATCATAAAG GTTGCTCGAGATGAAGATTTGAAGGAGCAGATTGGGAAGAATATATATTTTGATCTGGTGGACCACGAAAAAGTCCGTAATTTTCGTATACAGAAACAATTACCCTTTAATTCATTCAAG GAGGAAGTTGCAAAGGAATATGGCATTCCGGTACAGTCTCAGCGCTTCTGGTTGTGGGCTAAGAGGCAAAATCATACATACCGGCCCAATCGTCCGCTGGCCCCTCATGAAGAAGCACAATCA GTGGGGCAACTTAGGGAGGTATCAAACAAGGCACACAATGCTGAGCTGAAGCTATTTCTTGAAGTAGAGCTAGGATTG GATTTGCGCCCAATTCGTCCTCCCGAGAAGAGCAAGGAAGATATTTTACTTTTCTTCAAGCTTTATAATCCTGAAAAGGAAGAGCTTCG TTTTGTTGGTAGGCTTTTTGTTAAGGCTTTGGGAAAGCCATCTGATATCCTGACAAAACTTAATGAAATGGCTGGATTTTCCCCAAATGAAGAAATCGAACTTTATGAG GAAATTAAGTTCGAGCCTAATGTGATGTGTGAACATATTGACAAGAAACTTAGTTTCCGATCTAGCCAG CTTGAAGATGGGGACATAATCAGTTTCCAAAAGCCATCTATACCAGGTGGCGATACTCAAGTGCGCTATAAAGATGTTCCTTCTTTCTTGGAGTATGTTCATAATAGGCAG GTTGTGCACTTCCGGTGTCTGGAGAAACCAAAGGAGGAGGGATTTTGTTTGGAATT GTCGAAGCTTCATACTTATGATGATGTTGTTGAGAGAGTTGCACGCCAACTTGGATTGGATGATCCATCAAAAGTTCGGCTTACGTCTCACAATTGCTATTCTCAGCAACCTAAACCACAGCCCATCAGATATCGTGGAGTAGAGCATCTATTGGATATGCTTGTCCATTATAATCAG ACTTCTGACATACTGTATTATGAAGTCTTGGACATTCCACTGCCAGAATTGCAGTGTTTAAAAACACTTAAAGTTGCATTTCACCATGCAACGAAAGATGAG GTTGTAATTCACAGCATCAGGCTTTCGAAAAATAGCACCATCAGTGATGTGATCACTGACTTGAAGACCAAG GTTGAACTATCCAATCCTGATGCTGAGCTCCGCTTGCTTGAAGTTTTCTACCACAAGATTTATAAG ATATTTCCACCTCATGAGAAGATAGAGAACATAAATGATCAGTACTGGACACTACGTGCTGAGGAG ATTCCAGAGGAGGAGAAGAATCTCACTGCACAGGATCGGTTGATTCACGTCTATCATTTCATGAAAGATCCTAATCAGAACCAG CAGATTCAGAATTTTGGAGATCCCTTTTTGCTGGTCATCCGTGAAGGTGAGACTGCTGCAGAGGTAATGGACCGTGTGCAGAAAAAACTCCGAGTTCCCAATGAAGAATTCGCCAAG TGGAAGGTTGCATTCATATCCATGAATCGTCCAGAATACCTCCAGGATATTGATGCTGTGTCTGCACGCTTTCAG AGGAGAGATGTCTATGGAGCTTGGGAACAATACCTTGGTTTGGAGCATACTGACACAACACCCAAAAGGTCTTACGCAGCTAATCAG AATCGACACACATATGAGAAGCCTGTGAAGATTTACAATTGA
- the LOC125508540 gene encoding ubiquitin C-terminal hydrolase 12-like isoform X5, with the protein MTMMTPSPLEQQQEDEEMLVPHQELSAADAAQPMEVVAQTEPTNTAESQAPEDPQTSRFTWTIENFTRVSGKKHYSDVFVVGGFKWRVLIFPKGNNVDHLSMYLDVADSGNLPYGWSRYAQFSLAIVNQIHQKYTARKDTQHQFNARESDWGFTSFMPLSELYDPSRGYLVNDTVVVEAEVAVRKMVDYWTYDSKKETGYVGLKNQGATCYMNSLLQTLYHIPYFRKAVYHMPTTENDMPSGSIPLALQSLFYKLQYSDNSVATKELTKSFGWDTYDSFMQHDVQELNRVLCEKLEDKMKGTVVEGTIEQLFEGHHINYIECINVDYKSNRKESFYDLQLDVKGCHDVYASFDKYVEVERLEGDNKYQAEQHGLQDARKGVLFLDFPPVLQLQLKRFEYDYMRDTMVKINDRYEFPLQLDLDKDDGKYLTPDADRSIRNLYTLHSVLVHSGGVHGGHYYAFIRPTLSDQWYKFDDERVTKEDTKKALEEQYGGEEELPQVNPGFNNTPFKFTKYSNAYMLVYIRESDKEKIMCNVDEKDIAEHLRIRLKKEQQEKEHKKKEKAEAHLYTIIKVARDEDLKEQIGKNIYFDLVDHEKVRNFRIQKQLPFNSFKEEVAKEYGIPVQSQRFWLWAKRQNHTYRPNRPLAPHEEAQSVGQLREVSNKAHNAELKLFLEVELGLDLRPIRPPEKSKEDILLFFKLYNPEKEELRFVGRLFVKALGKPSDILTKLNEMAGFSPNEEIELYEEIKFEPNVMCEHIDKKLSFRSSQLEDGDIISFQKPSIPGGDTQVRYKDVPSFLEYVHNRQVVHFRCLEKPKEEGFCLELSKLHTYDDVVERVARQLGLDDPSKVRLTSHNCYSQQPKPQPIRYRGVEHLLDMLVHYNQTSDILYYEVLDIPLPELQCLKTLKVAFHHATKDEVVIHSIRLSKNSTISDVITDLKTKVELSNPDAELRLLEVFYHKIYKIFPPHEKIENINDQYWTLRAEEIPEEEKNLTAQDRLIHVYHFMKDPNQNQIQNFGDPFLLVIREGETAAEVMDRVQKKLRVPNEEFAKWKVAFISMNRPEYLQDIDAVSARFQRRDVYGAWEQYLGLEHTDTTPKRSYAANQNRHTYEKPVKIYN; encoded by the exons ATGACTATGATGACCCCTTCCCCTCTCGAG CAGCAGCAGGAGGATGAAGAGATGCTGGTGCCACACCAGGAGCTCTCCGCCGCAGACGCCGCGCAGCCAATGGAAG TGGTGGCGCAGACGGAGCCTACGAACACGGCGGAGAGCCAAGCACCTGAGGACCCGCAGACTTCCCGGTTCACCTGGACGATAGAGAACTTCACCAGGGTCAGCGGGAAGAAGCACTACTCGGATGTGTTTGTCGTTGGTGGATTTAAATG GCGTGTGCTAATTTTCCCCAAGGGAAATAATGTGGACCATCTCTCGATGTACTTGGATGTTGCAGACTCGGGGAACCTCCCTTACGGATGGAGCCGGTATGCTCAGTTCAGCCTAGCCATTGTAAACCAGATCCATCAGAAGTATACAGCACGCAAAG ATACTCAACATCAGTTTAATGCACGTGAGAGTGACTGGGGTTTCACATCTTTTATGCCTCTGAGTGAGCTGTATGACCCAAGTAGGGGCTATCTCGTGAATGATACTGTTGTTGTTGAAGCTGAGGTTGCTGTTCGCAAAATGGTTGACTATTGGACTTATGACTCGAAAAAGGAAACAGGTTATGTTGGTCTCAAGAATCAGGGTGCTACCTGTTATATGAACTCTCTTCTGCAAACCCTGTATCATATACCTTACTTTCGGAAG GCTGTGTATCACATGCCAACTACTGAGAATGACATGCCATCTGGGAGTATTCCTTTAGCCCTGCAGAGCCTTTTTTACAAGCTCCAGTATAGCGACAATAGTGTAGCTACAAAAGAGTTGACTAAATCTTTCGGGTGGGACACCTATGATTCTTTCATGCAGCATGATGTGCAAGAGCTCAATAGAGTTCTATGCGAGAAACTTGAAGACAAAATGAAG GGAACTGTTGTGGAAGGAACAATTGAACAACTATTTGAAGGCCACCACATTAATTACATCGAGTGCATTAATGTTGACTATAAATCTAACAGAAAAGAGTCCTTTTATG ATCTACAACTTGATGTCAAAGGTTGTCATGATGTTTATGCATCATTTGATAAATATGTCGAAGTGGAGCGTCTAGAGGGTGATAACAAATACCAGGCTGAACAACATGGCTTACAG GATGCAAGAAAGGGCGTACTCTTTCTTGATTTCCCTCCTGTTTTGCAACTTCAACTGAAGCGTTTCGAATATGATTACATGCGAGACACAATGGTTAAG ATTAATGACCGTTATGAGTTCCCACTACAACTCGATCTTGATAAGGATGATGGAAAATATCTTACTCCAGATGCAGATAGAAGTATTAGGAACCTTTACACTCTTCACAG TGTTCTTGTTCATAGTGGAGGAGTACATGGTGGTCACTACTACGCTTTCATACGGCCTACACTCTCAGACCAGTG gtATAAATTTGATGATGAGCGAGTAACAAAAGAAGATACTAAAAAAGCGCTTGAAGAGCAGTACGGGGGCGAGGAAGAG TTGCCTCAAGTTAACCCTGGTTTCAATAACACCCCATTTAAGTTCACAAAGTATTCAAATGCCTACATGCTTGTATATATTCGTGAGAGTGACAAGGAGAAAATAATGTGTAATGTTGATGAGAAGGACATTGCTGAGCATTTGAGG ATAAGGTTGAAGAAAGAACAACAAGAGAAAGAacacaagaaaaaggaaaaagCTGAAGCTCACCTCTACACCATCATAAAG GTTGCTCGAGATGAAGATTTGAAGGAGCAGATTGGGAAGAATATATATTTTGATCTGGTGGACCACGAAAAAGTCCGTAATTTTCGTATACAGAAACAATTACCCTTTAATTCATTCAAG GAGGAAGTTGCAAAGGAATATGGCATTCCGGTACAGTCTCAGCGCTTCTGGTTGTGGGCTAAGAGGCAAAATCATACATACCGGCCCAATCGTCCGCTGGCCCCTCATGAAGAAGCACAATCA GTGGGGCAACTTAGGGAGGTATCAAACAAGGCACACAATGCTGAGCTGAAGCTATTTCTTGAAGTAGAGCTAGGATTG GATTTGCGCCCAATTCGTCCTCCCGAGAAGAGCAAGGAAGATATTTTACTTTTCTTCAAGCTTTATAATCCTGAAAAGGAAGAGCTTCG TTTTGTTGGTAGGCTTTTTGTTAAGGCTTTGGGAAAGCCATCTGATATCCTGACAAAACTTAATGAAATGGCTGGATTTTCCCCAAATGAAGAAATCGAACTTTATGAG GAAATTAAGTTCGAGCCTAATGTGATGTGTGAACATATTGACAAGAAACTTAGTTTCCGATCTAGCCAG CTTGAAGATGGGGACATAATCAGTTTCCAAAAGCCATCTATACCAGGTGGCGATACTCAAGTGCGCTATAAAGATGTTCCTTCTTTCTTGGAGTATGTTCATAATAGGCAG GTTGTGCACTTCCGGTGTCTGGAGAAACCAAAGGAGGAGGGATTTTGTTTGGAATT GTCGAAGCTTCATACTTATGATGATGTTGTTGAGAGAGTTGCACGCCAACTTGGATTGGATGATCCATCAAAAGTTCGGCTTACGTCTCACAATTGCTATTCTCAGCAACCTAAACCACAGCCCATCAGATATCGTGGAGTAGAGCATCTATTGGATATGCTTGTCCATTATAATCAG ACTTCTGACATACTGTATTATGAAGTCTTGGACATTCCACTGCCAGAATTGCAGTGTTTAAAAACACTTAAAGTTGCATTTCACCATGCAACGAAAGATGAG GTTGTAATTCACAGCATCAGGCTTTCGAAAAATAGCACCATCAGTGATGTGATCACTGACTTGAAGACCAAG GTTGAACTATCCAATCCTGATGCTGAGCTCCGCTTGCTTGAAGTTTTCTACCACAAGATTTATAAG ATATTTCCACCTCATGAGAAGATAGAGAACATAAATGATCAGTACTGGACACTACGTGCTGAGGAG ATTCCAGAGGAGGAGAAGAATCTCACTGCACAGGATCGGTTGATTCACGTCTATCATTTCATGAAAGATCCTAATCAGAACCAG ATTCAGAATTTTGGAGATCCCTTTTTGCTGGTCATCCGTGAAGGTGAGACTGCTGCAGAGGTAATGGACCGTGTGCAGAAAAAACTCCGAGTTCCCAATGAAGAATTCGCCAAG TGGAAGGTTGCATTCATATCCATGAATCGTCCAGAATACCTCCAGGATATTGATGCTGTGTCTGCACGCTTTCAG AGGAGAGATGTCTATGGAGCTTGGGAACAATACCTTGGTTTGGAGCATACTGACACAACACCCAAAAGGTCTTACGCAGCTAATCAG AATCGACACACATATGAGAAGCCTGTGAAGATTTACAATTGA
- the LOC125508540 gene encoding ubiquitin C-terminal hydrolase 12-like isoform X2, with amino-acid sequence MTMMTPSPLEQQEDEEMLVPHQELSAADAAQPMEVVAQTEPTNTAESQAPEDPQTSRFTWTIENFTRVSGKKHYSDVFVVGGFKWRVLIFPKGNNVDHLSMYLDVADSGNLPYGWSRYAQFSLAIVNQIHQKYTARKDTQHQFNARESDWGFTSFMPLSELYDPSRGYLVNDTVVVEAEVAVRKMVDYWTYDSKKETGYVGLKNQGATCYMNSLLQTLYHIPYFRKAVYHMPTTENDMPSGSIPLALQSLFYKLQYSDNSVATKELTKSFGWDTYDSFMQHDVQELNRVLCEKLEDKMKGTVVEGTIEQLFEGHHINYIECINVDYKSNRKESFYDLQLDVKGCHDVYASFDKYVEVERLEGDNKYQAEQHGLQDARKGVLFLDFPPVLQLQLKRFEYDYMRDTMVKINDRYEFPLQLDLDKDDGKYLTPDADRSIRNLYTLHSVLVHSGGVHGGHYYAFIRPTLSDQWYKFDDERVTKEDTKKALEEQYGGEEELPQVNPGFNNTPFKFTKYSNAYMLVYIRESDKEKIMCNVDEKDIAEHLRIRLKKEQQEKEHKKKEKAEAHLYTIIKVARDEDLKEQIGKNIYFDLVDHEKVRNFRIQKQLPFNSFKEEVAKEYGIPVQSQRFWLWAKRQNHTYRPNRPLAPHEEAQSVGQLREVSNKAHNAELKLFLEVELGLDLRPIRPPEKSKEDILLFFKLYNPEKEELRYISSQGSTSIFDTKDSDTDIILLYSFVGRLFVKALGKPSDILTKLNEMAGFSPNEEIELYEEIKFEPNVMCEHIDKKLSFRSSQLEDGDIISFQKPSIPGGDTQVRYKDVPSFLEYVHNRQVVHFRCLEKPKEEGFCLELSKLHTYDDVVERVARQLGLDDPSKVRLTSHNCYSQQPKPQPIRYRGVEHLLDMLVHYNQTSDILYYEVLDIPLPELQCLKTLKVAFHHATKDEVVIHSIRLSKNSTISDVITDLKTKVELSNPDAELRLLEVFYHKIYKIFPPHEKIENINDQYWTLRAEEIPEEEKNLTAQDRLIHVYHFMKDPNQNQIQNFGDPFLLVIREGETAAEVMDRVQKKLRVPNEEFAKWKVAFISMNRPEYLQDIDAVSARFQRRDVYGAWEQYLGLEHTDTTPKRSYAANQNRHTYEKPVKIYN; translated from the exons ATGACTATGATGACCCCTTCCCCTCTCGAG CAGCAGGAGGATGAAGAGATGCTGGTGCCACACCAGGAGCTCTCCGCCGCAGACGCCGCGCAGCCAATGGAAG TGGTGGCGCAGACGGAGCCTACGAACACGGCGGAGAGCCAAGCACCTGAGGACCCGCAGACTTCCCGGTTCACCTGGACGATAGAGAACTTCACCAGGGTCAGCGGGAAGAAGCACTACTCGGATGTGTTTGTCGTTGGTGGATTTAAATG GCGTGTGCTAATTTTCCCCAAGGGAAATAATGTGGACCATCTCTCGATGTACTTGGATGTTGCAGACTCGGGGAACCTCCCTTACGGATGGAGCCGGTATGCTCAGTTCAGCCTAGCCATTGTAAACCAGATCCATCAGAAGTATACAGCACGCAAAG ATACTCAACATCAGTTTAATGCACGTGAGAGTGACTGGGGTTTCACATCTTTTATGCCTCTGAGTGAGCTGTATGACCCAAGTAGGGGCTATCTCGTGAATGATACTGTTGTTGTTGAAGCTGAGGTTGCTGTTCGCAAAATGGTTGACTATTGGACTTATGACTCGAAAAAGGAAACAGGTTATGTTGGTCTCAAGAATCAGGGTGCTACCTGTTATATGAACTCTCTTCTGCAAACCCTGTATCATATACCTTACTTTCGGAAG GCTGTGTATCACATGCCAACTACTGAGAATGACATGCCATCTGGGAGTATTCCTTTAGCCCTGCAGAGCCTTTTTTACAAGCTCCAGTATAGCGACAATAGTGTAGCTACAAAAGAGTTGACTAAATCTTTCGGGTGGGACACCTATGATTCTTTCATGCAGCATGATGTGCAAGAGCTCAATAGAGTTCTATGCGAGAAACTTGAAGACAAAATGAAG GGAACTGTTGTGGAAGGAACAATTGAACAACTATTTGAAGGCCACCACATTAATTACATCGAGTGCATTAATGTTGACTATAAATCTAACAGAAAAGAGTCCTTTTATG ATCTACAACTTGATGTCAAAGGTTGTCATGATGTTTATGCATCATTTGATAAATATGTCGAAGTGGAGCGTCTAGAGGGTGATAACAAATACCAGGCTGAACAACATGGCTTACAG GATGCAAGAAAGGGCGTACTCTTTCTTGATTTCCCTCCTGTTTTGCAACTTCAACTGAAGCGTTTCGAATATGATTACATGCGAGACACAATGGTTAAG ATTAATGACCGTTATGAGTTCCCACTACAACTCGATCTTGATAAGGATGATGGAAAATATCTTACTCCAGATGCAGATAGAAGTATTAGGAACCTTTACACTCTTCACAG TGTTCTTGTTCATAGTGGAGGAGTACATGGTGGTCACTACTACGCTTTCATACGGCCTACACTCTCAGACCAGTG gtATAAATTTGATGATGAGCGAGTAACAAAAGAAGATACTAAAAAAGCGCTTGAAGAGCAGTACGGGGGCGAGGAAGAG TTGCCTCAAGTTAACCCTGGTTTCAATAACACCCCATTTAAGTTCACAAAGTATTCAAATGCCTACATGCTTGTATATATTCGTGAGAGTGACAAGGAGAAAATAATGTGTAATGTTGATGAGAAGGACATTGCTGAGCATTTGAGG ATAAGGTTGAAGAAAGAACAACAAGAGAAAGAacacaagaaaaaggaaaaagCTGAAGCTCACCTCTACACCATCATAAAG GTTGCTCGAGATGAAGATTTGAAGGAGCAGATTGGGAAGAATATATATTTTGATCTGGTGGACCACGAAAAAGTCCGTAATTTTCGTATACAGAAACAATTACCCTTTAATTCATTCAAG GAGGAAGTTGCAAAGGAATATGGCATTCCGGTACAGTCTCAGCGCTTCTGGTTGTGGGCTAAGAGGCAAAATCATACATACCGGCCCAATCGTCCGCTGGCCCCTCATGAAGAAGCACAATCA GTGGGGCAACTTAGGGAGGTATCAAACAAGGCACACAATGCTGAGCTGAAGCTATTTCTTGAAGTAGAGCTAGGATTG GATTTGCGCCCAATTCGTCCTCCCGAGAAGAGCAAGGAAGATATTTTACTTTTCTTCAAGCTTTATAATCCTGAAAAGGAAGAGCTTCGGTATATCTCCTCTCAAGGATCAACTTCTATTTTTGATACAAAAGACTCAGACACTGACATCATTTTGTTATACAGTTTTGTTGGTAGGCTTTTTGTTAAGGCTTTGGGAAAGCCATCTGATATCCTGACAAAACTTAATGAAATGGCTGGATTTTCCCCAAATGAAGAAATCGAACTTTATGAG GAAATTAAGTTCGAGCCTAATGTGATGTGTGAACATATTGACAAGAAACTTAGTTTCCGATCTAGCCAG CTTGAAGATGGGGACATAATCAGTTTCCAAAAGCCATCTATACCAGGTGGCGATACTCAAGTGCGCTATAAAGATGTTCCTTCTTTCTTGGAGTATGTTCATAATAGGCAG GTTGTGCACTTCCGGTGTCTGGAGAAACCAAAGGAGGAGGGATTTTGTTTGGAATT GTCGAAGCTTCATACTTATGATGATGTTGTTGAGAGAGTTGCACGCCAACTTGGATTGGATGATCCATCAAAAGTTCGGCTTACGTCTCACAATTGCTATTCTCAGCAACCTAAACCACAGCCCATCAGATATCGTGGAGTAGAGCATCTATTGGATATGCTTGTCCATTATAATCAG ACTTCTGACATACTGTATTATGAAGTCTTGGACATTCCACTGCCAGAATTGCAGTGTTTAAAAACACTTAAAGTTGCATTTCACCATGCAACGAAAGATGAG GTTGTAATTCACAGCATCAGGCTTTCGAAAAATAGCACCATCAGTGATGTGATCACTGACTTGAAGACCAAG GTTGAACTATCCAATCCTGATGCTGAGCTCCGCTTGCTTGAAGTTTTCTACCACAAGATTTATAAG ATATTTCCACCTCATGAGAAGATAGAGAACATAAATGATCAGTACTGGACACTACGTGCTGAGGAG ATTCCAGAGGAGGAGAAGAATCTCACTGCACAGGATCGGTTGATTCACGTCTATCATTTCATGAAAGATCCTAATCAGAACCAG ATTCAGAATTTTGGAGATCCCTTTTTGCTGGTCATCCGTGAAGGTGAGACTGCTGCAGAGGTAATGGACCGTGTGCAGAAAAAACTCCGAGTTCCCAATGAAGAATTCGCCAAG TGGAAGGTTGCATTCATATCCATGAATCGTCCAGAATACCTCCAGGATATTGATGCTGTGTCTGCACGCTTTCAG AGGAGAGATGTCTATGGAGCTTGGGAACAATACCTTGGTTTGGAGCATACTGACACAACACCCAAAAGGTCTTACGCAGCTAATCAG AATCGACACACATATGAGAAGCCTGTGAAGATTTACAATTGA